In Burkholderia sp. WP9, a genomic segment contains:
- a CDS encoding phasin family protein, whose protein sequence is MTLLTPEQFAAAQKANFETLFGLTTKAFEGVEKLVELNLQVVKSTLAESQENAQRALSVKDAQELLALQASLAQPVAEKALSYGRHVYEIVSATQGEFARVAEAQFEEQNRKVQSLVENVAKNAPAGSETAVAVMKSAITAANTTYETVHKATKQAVEIAESNFNAAATAASKAASQAAAQASRSAKKAV, encoded by the coding sequence ATGACTCTGCTGACCCCTGAGCAATTCGCCGCAGCCCAGAAAGCCAACTTTGAAACGCTGTTCGGCCTGACGACCAAAGCATTCGAGGGCGTCGAAAAGCTGGTTGAGCTGAACCTGCAGGTCGTGAAATCGACGCTCGCGGAAAGCCAGGAAAATGCTCAACGTGCGCTGTCGGTGAAAGACGCGCAGGAACTGCTGGCACTGCAGGCAAGCCTTGCACAGCCGGTAGCCGAAAAGGCGCTGTCGTATGGCCGTCACGTGTATGAGATCGTTTCGGCAACGCAAGGCGAATTCGCCCGCGTCGCGGAAGCGCAATTCGAAGAGCAAAACCGCAAGGTTCAATCGCTAGTCGAAAACGTTGCAAAGAATGCCCCGGCTGGTTCGGAAACCGCTGTCGCCGTGATGAAGTCGGCTATCACCGCCGCCAACACCACATACGAAACGGTTCACAAGGCAACCAAGCAAGCAGTCGAAATCGCTGAAAGCAACTTCAATGCAGCTGCAACGGCCGCATCGAAGGCAGCTTCGCAAGCTGCAGCACAAGCGTCGCGCTCGGCCAAGAAGGCCGTCTAA
- the pbpG gene encoding D-alanyl-D-alanine endopeptidase — MKTDMFSSLKVIHGAARSTALSVAASMVIAAAFATPVSAFAATPAAPAKTSKHAKAAKKPAAAPAKVSKASKAAAAKSVAAEDDAPRAGVKRKRVTYTSNGRHHSVVRRVAYEPRSPSVGQAFGLHETPDALMLRSSVAYVIDQNSGEPLFDKNSRAVVPIASITKLMTAMVVLDSKEPMTDQIEVTDEDRDYEKNTGSRLSVGSVLSREDMLHIALMASENRAAAALSRYFPGGRPAFLAAMNAKAKQLGMTDTHFENPTGLTSQNVSSARDLVKMVNAAYQYPVIRKFSTDHSYEVYTGKRSLAYNSTNALVRNPTWDIGLQKTGFINEAGECLVMQATIHGRPMIMVLLDSSGKYSRFADATRLRTWLDNGGDQPRITSADAGGSGT; from the coding sequence ATGAAAACCGACATGTTTTCGTCGCTAAAAGTGATCCACGGCGCGGCCCGCAGCACCGCTCTGTCGGTGGCCGCCTCCATGGTCATCGCAGCGGCGTTCGCCACGCCTGTGAGCGCTTTTGCCGCCACGCCCGCTGCACCTGCAAAAACCTCCAAACACGCGAAAGCAGCCAAAAAGCCGGCTGCCGCCCCCGCCAAGGTGTCGAAGGCATCGAAAGCGGCGGCTGCAAAGTCGGTAGCCGCTGAGGACGACGCGCCACGCGCGGGCGTCAAGCGCAAGCGCGTAACCTATACGTCGAATGGCCGTCACCACTCGGTGGTGCGCCGTGTCGCGTATGAACCGCGTTCGCCGAGCGTCGGCCAGGCTTTCGGCCTGCACGAAACGCCGGACGCGCTCATGCTGCGCTCCAGCGTCGCCTACGTGATCGATCAGAACTCCGGGGAACCGCTGTTCGACAAGAATTCGCGCGCCGTGGTGCCGATCGCGTCGATCACGAAGCTGATGACGGCGATGGTGGTGCTCGATTCGAAAGAGCCGATGACCGATCAGATCGAAGTCACCGACGAAGACCGCGACTACGAAAAGAACACCGGCTCGCGCCTGTCGGTGGGCTCCGTGCTCTCGCGTGAAGACATGCTGCATATCGCGCTGATGGCATCGGAAAATCGCGCGGCCGCAGCGCTGTCGCGCTACTTCCCGGGCGGCCGTCCGGCGTTTCTCGCGGCCATGAACGCGAAGGCCAAGCAACTCGGCATGACCGACACGCACTTTGAAAACCCGACGGGTTTGACGAGCCAGAACGTATCGAGCGCGCGCGACCTCGTGAAGATGGTCAACGCCGCGTATCAGTATCCGGTGATTCGCAAATTCTCGACAGATCACAGCTACGAGGTGTACACCGGCAAGCGTTCGCTGGCGTACAACAGCACGAATGCGCTGGTGCGTAACCCGACTTGGGACATCGGTCTGCAAAAGACCGGCTTCATCAACGAAGCGGGTGAGTGCCTCGTCATGCAGGCGACCATTCACGGCCGTCCGATGATCATGGTGCTGCTCGACTCGTCAGGTAAGTACTCGCGGTTCGCGGACGCAACGCGTCTGCGCACGTGGCTGGACAACGGCGGCGACCAGCCGCGCATTACCAGCGCGGACGCCGGCGGTTCGGGTACCTGA